The Corallococcus silvisoli genome contains the following window.
GTCGCCGTGACATGCGCGCGCCGCGCCAGCGCGTGGTCCGCGGGGACCACCAGCAGCAGCTCGTCCTCGAAGAGCGCGGTCTGGGCCAGTCGGGCCTGCCGGGGGACGTCCGCGGTCAAGGCGAGGTCCAGCTCGCCATTCAGCAGCGCCCCCAGCGGTTGACGCGTGGCCTCCAGGACGATGCGCAGCTCGACGCGCGGGTGTGCGGCCTGCCACTGCCCCAGGATGGGCGGCAGCCAGCCATACACCGTGTAGCAGCCCGTGCTGAGCCGGAGCAGGTCGTCCTGCGGGTGCGCGCGGCAGACGGCCTCGGCCTGGGCCACCTCGCTCAGGACCCGCCGTGCGGAGACGAGCAGCTTCTCTCCCGAGCCGGTCAGGAGCAGGCGTCGCTGGCGCCGCTGGAAGAGCTGCACGCCCAGGCGCTCCTCGGCATCGCGGAGTTGGTGGCTCAGCGCCGAGGACGTGAGGTGAAGCTGCCGGCTCGCGGCGGCCAGGCTTCCGGTATCGGCGACCGCGGCAATCAGCTTGAAGTGACGGAGCTCGAGCATGCCGGAGATTTTCACATGAAGTCTGTTCAGCATCTTCGTGAAATCGTTTCGCTGTGCTCATGACCTCGGCGTCCCTAGTGTGTCGGCACCCCGAAGCGAGGAGGGCGGACCGATGCCCCAGACAGAAGACTCCCCGAGGACGCGGAACCCTGTTGTCTCCACCTGGTCCTCCGTGCGGATCGACGA
Protein-coding sequences here:
- a CDS encoding LysR substrate-binding domain-containing protein translates to MLELRHFKLIAAVADTGSLAAASRQLHLTSSALSHQLRDAEERLGVQLFQRRQRRLLLTGSGEKLLVSARRVLSEVAQAEAVCRAHPQDDLLRLSTGCYTVYGWLPPILGQWQAAHPRVELRIVLEATRQPLGALLNGELDLALTADVPRQARLAQTALFEDELLLVVPADHALARRAHVTATDLAGEHLLTFAAPREQLDVFTRVLWPAGLEPQRVSPVPLTEALIELVRGGIGVTALPEWMLPAERHGLQTVRLTPGGIRRRWSAVTRAARQRPAPLTHFIQLLRERFSHHGKAGPRAASPRRG